The proteins below are encoded in one region of Gemmatimonadaceae bacterium:
- a CDS encoding glycosyltransferase: MIDPRWFMVAAPAAPLAVATWLYPAVLSLYARPDQADASSPPDPAEWPTVSIVLSAYNAESVIARTLDQLLATDYPRERLQILIVSDGSTDATEAIVQRYADRGVELLVVPRGGKTLAENQAAAVVRGEIVVGTDASIIVYPNAVRVLVRRLIAEPRLGVVSGRALVVPHAVFAEGATAAMSAVAPSGGYYDFLNRLRLHEQRLGGTVGATGGLYAQRRDVFNVALPPQVTRDMACTLIARELGYGSAQENGACCLWGQAASLSSEYRRHVRTIINGLDTLWHFRRLLNPRRGGVYAWQLWGHKVSRSLIYPACAIAAVGLVSLVASSSIARVLFAAGVVVLATGLAFGHSPQPRPKSRYAAAFAPACVGLTAGLAAWWSFARGRHAVTWEPTPRGSSVENDAQSPAVIAPTV; the protein is encoded by the coding sequence ATGATCGACCCCCGGTGGTTCATGGTCGCGGCGCCGGCCGCGCCGCTCGCCGTGGCGACATGGTTGTATCCGGCCGTGCTGTCGCTGTACGCGCGGCCCGATCAGGCCGATGCATCGTCGCCGCCCGATCCGGCCGAGTGGCCAACGGTCAGCATCGTGCTGTCCGCGTACAACGCGGAGAGCGTCATCGCGCGCACGCTCGATCAGTTGCTTGCCACGGACTATCCGCGCGAGCGGCTGCAGATTCTCATCGTGTCCGACGGCAGTACGGACGCCACGGAAGCGATCGTTCAACGGTATGCAGATCGCGGCGTCGAGCTCCTTGTAGTGCCGCGCGGCGGCAAGACTCTCGCTGAGAATCAAGCGGCGGCGGTCGTGCGCGGAGAGATCGTCGTCGGTACGGACGCCTCGATCATCGTGTACCCGAACGCCGTCCGGGTACTCGTGCGTCGTCTCATCGCCGAGCCGCGGTTGGGCGTCGTGTCGGGGCGTGCGCTGGTCGTGCCGCACGCCGTGTTCGCGGAAGGTGCGACCGCGGCGATGAGCGCTGTGGCGCCATCCGGCGGTTATTATGATTTTCTAAATCGGCTGCGGTTGCACGAGCAGCGGCTGGGGGGCACCGTCGGCGCTACCGGCGGGCTGTACGCGCAACGCCGGGACGTGTTCAACGTCGCGCTGCCGCCGCAGGTGACACGCGACATGGCGTGCACGCTCATCGCGCGCGAGCTCGGGTATGGGTCGGCGCAGGAAAACGGCGCGTGCTGTCTCTGGGGCCAGGCGGCGTCGTTGAGCTCCGAGTACCGGCGGCACGTGCGCACGATCATCAATGGGCTCGACACGCTCTGGCATTTTCGGCGGTTGCTGAATCCGCGGCGCGGCGGCGTGTATGCGTGGCAGTTGTGGGGGCACAAGGTGAGCCGATCGCTCATCTATCCCGCATGTGCCATCGCCGCGGTCGGACTGGTTTCACTCGTGGCGTCATCGTCGATTGCCCGCGTGCTGTTCGCCGCCGGCGTCGTTGTGCTGGCGACCGGGCTGGCGTTCGGACATTCGCCGCAGCCGCGCCCAAAGTCACGATACGCCGCTGCGTTCGCGCCGGCGTGCGTGGGATTGACGGCCGGTCTCGCTGCCTGGTGGTCGTTCGCGCGTGGCCGCCACGCCGTGACGTGGGAGCCAACGCCTCGTGGCTCGAGCGTCGAGAACGACGCTCAAAGCCCGGCCGTCATTGCCCCGACCGTTTGA
- a CDS encoding CBS domain-containing protein, whose translation MDIKDVMTRNPHCVTPNATIQEAAQIMAREDIGIVPVVEQDNDRKLVGVITDRDIAVRCVAQGRGADCRVSEAMSSGRITTCRENEHINRVMDAMRTEKVRRIPIVDERGGLVGIVSQADVVRKSRDGSRAERTIEDISEPGGRHAQHAD comes from the coding sequence ATGGATATCAAGGACGTCATGACTCGCAATCCGCACTGCGTCACGCCCAACGCAACGATTCAGGAGGCGGCGCAGATCATGGCGCGCGAAGACATCGGCATCGTGCCGGTCGTCGAGCAGGACAATGACCGAAAGCTCGTCGGCGTCATCACCGACCGCGACATCGCGGTGCGCTGTGTCGCGCAGGGACGCGGCGCCGATTGCCGCGTGTCGGAAGCGATGAGCTCCGGCCGCATCACGACTTGCCGGGAAAACGAACACATCAACCGCGTCATGGACGCCATGCGCACGGAGAAGGTGCGTCGCATCCCGATCGTCGATGAGCGCGGCGGACTGGTCGGCATTGTGTCGCAGGCGGACGTCGTGCGGAAATCGCGCGACGGTTCGCGCGCCGAACGCACGATCGAAGACATCTCCGAGCCCGGCGGACGGCACGCACAGCACGCCGACTGA
- the grpE gene encoding nucleotide exchange factor GrpE, translating into MELENANGPESRDRADLLAAWRGQVRELEAIAVSADDAESELLSQLRGIADDLARGPALVVPQISASVDASMQVGLVNEAIARADVATIAGDSAIASPFDLAALTAAIGSIEQAASEVVARAEGEFIEARQAIATEVAGIRESLAAELKALRAEVQRSQRRAARRSTDLAGPRILDSANESPVVARLADVCAQLDSLRAQTQQLTDALPTQAQANSSALGDAMTELRNFIDGAVSSLRQDVSASLKSANDAAAESLIAVNAVHATIVADAREQSERLSASLRAELSTSLKEELSTALAEMRKTSRDARGDLHALASDVREQASRNRLAEQEAAREVAALREAADAKRIEDDHAALQRAVAMLAVLESLDDALHALRREPDAAARDRIAHFERQARAMASLVELDEIATDGEFDEDRHEIVGVLPLDGDTDGAIEVRQRGYTFRGRVIRRAQVVVSAASLAASCVGDGFELTL; encoded by the coding sequence ATGGAGTTGGAGAACGCAAACGGACCAGAATCGAGAGATCGGGCGGACCTGCTCGCCGCGTGGCGCGGGCAGGTTCGCGAGCTCGAGGCGATCGCCGTCAGCGCGGACGATGCAGAATCAGAATTGCTCTCTCAACTCCGCGGCATCGCCGACGATCTCGCGCGAGGACCCGCGCTCGTCGTCCCGCAGATCTCGGCGAGTGTCGATGCGTCGATGCAGGTCGGGCTCGTCAACGAGGCCATCGCTCGGGCTGACGTCGCGACGATCGCCGGCGACAGCGCGATCGCGTCGCCGTTCGATCTCGCCGCGCTGACTGCGGCGATCGGATCGATCGAGCAAGCGGCCTCTGAAGTCGTTGCACGCGCGGAGGGAGAATTCATCGAGGCGCGGCAGGCCATCGCGACCGAAGTCGCGGGCATTCGCGAGAGCCTCGCTGCCGAGCTGAAGGCGCTGCGCGCGGAAGTACAGCGTTCGCAGCGTCGCGCGGCCCGTCGTTCGACTGATCTCGCCGGGCCGCGCATTCTCGATTCCGCGAATGAATCACCTGTGGTCGCGCGGCTCGCCGACGTGTGCGCGCAGCTCGATTCGTTGAGGGCGCAGACACAGCAATTGACCGACGCGCTGCCAACGCAAGCTCAGGCGAATTCTTCGGCGCTCGGCGACGCGATGACGGAGCTTCGCAACTTCATCGACGGCGCGGTGTCGTCGCTGCGGCAGGATGTCAGCGCGTCGCTCAAGAGCGCGAACGACGCTGCGGCGGAATCATTGATCGCCGTCAATGCCGTGCACGCCACGATCGTCGCCGATGCGCGCGAGCAATCGGAACGCCTCTCCGCGTCGCTCCGAGCTGAGCTGTCTACTTCGCTGAAGGAAGAGCTCTCAACGGCGCTCGCCGAAATGCGGAAGACATCACGCGACGCTCGCGGCGACCTCCACGCCCTGGCGAGCGACGTGCGCGAGCAAGCGAGCCGAAACCGTCTCGCCGAGCAGGAAGCTGCCCGGGAAGTTGCCGCGTTACGCGAGGCCGCGGACGCCAAACGAATCGAAGACGATCACGCGGCGTTGCAGCGTGCGGTCGCCATGCTGGCGGTGCTCGAGTCGTTGGACGACGCGCTGCACGCGCTCCGGCGAGAGCCCGATGCCGCGGCTCGCGATCGTATCGCTCACTTCGAGCGACAGGCTCGGGCGATGGCATCGCTCGTCGAGCTCGACGAGATCGCGACCGATGGAGAGTTCGACGAGGATCGCCACGAGATCGTCGGCGTACTGCCGCTCGACGGCGACACCGACGGTGCGATCGAGGTGCGGCAGCGCGGTTACACGTTCCGCGGTCGCGTCATTCGCCGAGCGCAGGTGGTGGTCAGCGCAGCGAGTCTTGCCGCATCCTGCGTTGGCGACGGATTCGAGCTGACGCTCTAG
- a CDS encoding SDR family oxidoreductase → MSRYAAIQANLRNNPRRWLVTGAAGFIGSNITRQLLQLGQHVVGLDNFSSGYQRNIDQAIAESEGGGGTFRLVTGDIEDLAVCVDACAQVDYVIHQAAIGSVPRSMEDPIAVNRTNVDGFVHMLTAARDAGARRFVYASSCAIYGDAPETPKREDGALVALSPYAVTKHVNELYAAVYQRAFGISTVGLRYFNVFGPRQDPDGPYAAVIPIWTRNLILGEPCRIYGDGETTRDFIYVDDVVQANILAALVDDDSATGTAYNIGSGQSTSLVGLFGSIRDALGEKRPELAAAAPAFEPFRHGDIRHSRADTTKAASQLGFAPQYTVESGLRAAVEWYVENLVPANRSAVPA, encoded by the coding sequence GTGAGTCGGTACGCCGCCATTCAGGCGAACCTGCGTAATAATCCGCGCCGCTGGTTGGTGACGGGCGCAGCCGGATTCATCGGGTCAAACATTACCCGCCAGCTGCTACAGCTCGGCCAGCACGTCGTCGGACTCGACAACTTCTCGAGCGGCTATCAGCGCAACATCGATCAAGCGATTGCCGAGAGTGAAGGCGGCGGCGGAACGTTTCGTCTCGTGACGGGAGACATCGAAGATCTCGCGGTCTGTGTCGACGCCTGCGCGCAGGTGGATTACGTCATTCATCAGGCCGCCATCGGTTCGGTGCCGCGCTCCATGGAAGATCCGATCGCCGTGAACCGAACGAATGTCGACGGGTTCGTGCACATGCTCACGGCGGCGCGCGATGCCGGCGCTCGCCGATTCGTCTATGCGTCATCGTGCGCGATATATGGCGACGCGCCTGAAACGCCGAAGCGTGAGGACGGCGCGCTCGTCGCGCTCTCACCCTACGCCGTCACCAAGCACGTCAACGAGCTGTACGCCGCGGTCTATCAACGGGCGTTCGGCATCAGCACAGTCGGCCTGCGGTACTTCAACGTGTTCGGCCCGCGGCAGGATCCCGATGGCCCGTACGCCGCGGTCATTCCGATCTGGACGCGCAATCTCATTCTCGGCGAGCCGTGCCGCATTTACGGCGACGGCGAGACGACGCGTGACTTCATCTACGTCGACGACGTGGTGCAAGCGAACATCCTCGCCGCTCTGGTCGATGATGATTCGGCAACGGGCACGGCGTACAACATCGGTTCCGGACAATCGACCAGCCTTGTCGGGCTCTTCGGATCGATTCGCGATGCACTCGGGGAAAAACGTCCGGAGTTGGCAGCGGCGGCGCCCGCGTTCGAACCGTTCCGTCACGGTGACATCCGCCACTCGCGCGCCGACACGACGAAGGCGGCCAGTCAGCTCGGCTTCGCACCGCAGTACACGGTGGAGAGCGGGCTTCGGGCCGCCGTCGAGTGGTACGTCGAGAATCTCGTTCCGGCTAATCGCTCGGCGGTGCCGGCGTAA
- a CDS encoding glutamine synthetase family protein, giving the protein MPARSRSLTPDTTGASAKDILELTEKLNVRFMRLQFTDILGINKNVEIPASQFQKALDGDIMFDGSSIEGFVRIEESDMLLAPDLDTFLIYPWGDPDNRICRLICDIRMPSGEPFPGDPRGVLRSVLEKARGMGYTMNAGMEAEFFLFRPNPNGEATTTTHDVGGYFDLAPADLGEDARRAMVDTLERMGFEVEAAHHEVAHGQHEIDFRYAEALKTADNIATFRFVVKHVATQFGLLASFMPKPIFGQNGSGMHTHQSLFKGKQNAFWDDTANWELSKTALHYIGGLLRHARGMCAITNPLVNSYKRLVPGFEAPVNVAWSMRNRSPLIRVPDRRGLGTRLELRMPDPAANPYLALAVMLAAGLDGIETDADYREPVNENIWEMSFREKRRLRIDDLPHDLNEALDELEKNDVITGALGKHITTHFVAAKRQEWRDYITQVSAWELETYLAKY; this is encoded by the coding sequence TTGCCAGCACGTTCTCGTTCGCTGACGCCCGATACGACCGGCGCATCGGCCAAGGATATTCTCGAGCTCACCGAGAAGCTGAACGTCCGCTTCATGCGGCTGCAGTTCACGGACATCCTCGGGATCAACAAGAACGTCGAGATTCCGGCGTCGCAGTTTCAGAAGGCCCTCGACGGCGACATCATGTTCGACGGCTCGTCGATCGAGGGCTTCGTACGCATCGAAGAGTCGGATATGCTGCTCGCGCCCGACCTCGACACGTTTCTCATATATCCATGGGGCGATCCCGACAATCGCATCTGCCGGCTCATCTGCGACATTCGCATGCCGTCGGGCGAGCCGTTCCCGGGCGATCCGCGCGGTGTGCTCAGGTCGGTGCTCGAGAAGGCGCGGGGCATGGGCTACACGATGAACGCCGGCATGGAAGCCGAGTTCTTTCTGTTCCGTCCCAATCCGAACGGCGAGGCGACGACGACCACGCACGACGTCGGCGGCTACTTCGATCTCGCGCCCGCCGACCTTGGCGAAGACGCGCGCCGCGCGATGGTGGACACGCTCGAGCGCATGGGCTTCGAGGTCGAGGCGGCGCATCACGAAGTCGCGCACGGCCAGCACGAGATCGACTTCCGCTACGCCGAAGCGCTCAAGACGGCGGACAACATCGCCACTTTCCGCTTCGTCGTGAAACACGTCGCGACGCAGTTCGGCTTGCTCGCCTCGTTCATGCCCAAGCCGATCTTCGGCCAGAACGGAAGCGGCATGCACACGCACCAATCGCTGTTCAAGGGCAAGCAAAACGCGTTCTGGGACGACACGGCGAACTGGGAGCTCTCGAAGACCGCGCTGCACTACATCGGCGGTCTGCTGCGCCACGCACGCGGTATGTGCGCGATCACGAACCCATTAGTAAACTCATATAAGCGGCTGGTCCCCGGGTTCGAGGCGCCGGTGAACGTCGCGTGGTCGATGCGCAACCGCTCGCCGCTCATTCGCGTACCGGACCGTCGCGGGCTCGGCACGCGATTGGAGCTCCGCATGCCCGATCCGGCGGCGAATCCGTATCTCGCGCTCGCGGTGATGCTCGCCGCGGGACTCGACGGCATCGAGACCGACGCCGACTATCGCGAGCCGGTCAACGAGAACATCTGGGAAATGAGTTTCCGCGAAAAGCGGCGGCTGCGCATCGACGACCTGCCGCACGATCTCAACGAGGCACTCGACGAGCTCGAGAAGAACGACGTGATCACAGGCGCGCTCGGCAAACACATCACGACGCACTTCGTGGCCGCCAAGCGCCAGGAATGGCGGGACTACATCACGCAGGTCAGTGCGTGGGAGCTGGAGACGTACCTGGCGAAGTATTGA
- a CDS encoding SLBB domain-containing protein yields MRHVACSALAALVLGAPAADAQSTAQASGQVAAQASRAASPFATREVLTARSFTVDSAARATKDRKVWEDNVAELESIRDRLQNGDFNVGDRVALRVANVPSLTDTFTVRSGRVLELPDIGQIPLTGVLWSELTPYLTKQIGKYVVSPSIVAQPLIRVAVSGAVTKPGFYSVRPDMLLSDALMSAGGPTNQANVDETTVRRNGKEIVKAKRLREEVASGATIDQLDLRAGDEIYVAEQTKRDWSDWIRTGAYVGAIVLSVWGGTRVF; encoded by the coding sequence ATGAGACACGTCGCATGCAGCGCACTCGCCGCGCTCGTGCTCGGTGCACCGGCAGCGGACGCACAGTCGACGGCGCAGGCGAGTGGACAAGTCGCGGCGCAGGCGTCGCGCGCTGCATCACCGTTCGCAACACGTGAAGTATTGACGGCGCGCAGCTTCACGGTGGACTCGGCCGCGCGGGCGACTAAGGATCGAAAGGTCTGGGAGGACAACGTCGCCGAGCTCGAAAGCATTCGCGACCGGTTGCAGAATGGCGACTTCAACGTTGGCGATCGCGTCGCGCTGCGCGTTGCGAACGTACCGTCTCTCACCGACACCTTCACTGTGCGATCGGGTCGCGTGCTGGAGCTGCCTGACATCGGACAGATTCCGCTCACCGGCGTGCTCTGGTCGGAGCTGACGCCGTATCTCACGAAGCAGATCGGCAAGTACGTGGTGAGTCCGAGCATCGTCGCGCAGCCGTTGATTCGCGTCGCGGTCTCGGGCGCGGTGACGAAGCCCGGCTTCTATTCCGTGCGCCCCGACATGTTGCTGAGCGACGCGCTGATGAGCGCCGGCGGTCCGACGAATCAGGCGAACGTCGATGAAACGACGGTGCGCCGAAACGGCAAAGAGATCGTGAAGGCCAAGCGTCTGCGCGAAGAAGTCGCTTCGGGCGCGACGATCGATCAACTCGACCTGCGCGCCGGTGACGAGATCTATGTGGCCGAGCAAACCAAGCGCGACTGGTCGGATTGGATTCGAACCGGTGCCTACGTCGGTGCCATCGTGCTCAGCGTCTGGGGTGGAACGCGGGTCTTTTGA
- a CDS encoding polysaccharide biosynthesis tyrosine autokinase — protein sequence MSGQLVPQPRRNAPVEAEHAQLPQHASHAWPEPAAGPPPSTQSPPFQWRRYVDAVRRHRWLVLALVFVGIGAGWAASRFVKPKYEVHTTIWIPAEDRANDAANVPGGRVLDAAGWADLMTSFAVLDKVVAQMGLVASARDTSQQSALAGFRPSDALVPGKYTLTLANGRYTLTPEKGSPESGAIGDSIGRKFGFEWAPTARQIGTRGQMEFSVAAVRQASAWLRQRLTVQLSDSNFIIAKLRGAQPDRDAAVLNTLAREVVATGTELKRHNNTEVAQNLQQEFNEVSGSLKSSEDALARFRTSAITQPSEQSITDAMRDPTAAQYFASSAARDSLKNDREALERVISDAKRGPINVGALLSIPSARSAPELSAAVSELNKADSSYQALRRQFTDDYRPVKDLQAQMTRLRSQTIPQIASGILSRLQTSQGQFATRAFDAQRKLQAIPERALEEARLRRDVQTKENLYTTLKGKLDNSHMAEQSTVAEARVLDVADAATLPVANTRPYILAVSVLFALVLGIGAALVLDRFDPKLRYPEQVGELGLSLLAAVPHMNASTEIDHSAEEAAQAVEAFRALRLNLRHQQPGAGAVQLTVTSPGASEGKSLLAANLALSFAEAGYRTLLIDGDIRRGRQHETFGAANEPGLTDFLAGHARADEIARRSTHANLLVIPSGSRVNSGPELLMSNELPRLLAAVRPLFNAIIVDSAPLGAGADALALGAATGNVMLVLRAGATERRMAESRLSLLRRAPVRILGAVLNDIGATAVYDEYSYIEGYYVPMATEPSTETMPIAVQVQTQGD from the coding sequence ATGTCTGGTCAATTGGTGCCGCAGCCACGGCGCAACGCGCCGGTCGAAGCAGAACACGCGCAGCTTCCTCAACACGCGTCTCACGCGTGGCCCGAGCCCGCAGCCGGTCCGCCACCGTCGACGCAGAGTCCGCCGTTTCAGTGGCGTCGGTACGTCGACGCGGTACGGCGTCATCGCTGGCTCGTGCTCGCCCTCGTGTTCGTCGGGATCGGTGCGGGCTGGGCCGCGAGTCGCTTCGTCAAACCGAAATACGAAGTTCACACGACGATCTGGATTCCAGCGGAAGATCGCGCGAACGACGCCGCAAACGTCCCGGGCGGACGCGTCCTCGACGCCGCCGGTTGGGCGGATCTGATGACCAGCTTCGCCGTGCTCGACAAAGTCGTCGCGCAAATGGGTCTCGTTGCGTCGGCACGCGATACATCGCAACAGTCGGCGCTCGCGGGCTTCCGTCCTTCGGACGCACTGGTGCCCGGCAAATACACACTGACTCTCGCGAACGGCCGATATACGCTCACGCCTGAGAAGGGCTCGCCGGAATCGGGCGCGATCGGCGACTCGATCGGCAGAAAATTCGGCTTCGAGTGGGCGCCGACGGCTCGACAGATCGGTACGCGCGGACAGATGGAGTTCAGCGTCGCTGCCGTACGACAGGCGTCAGCCTGGCTCCGCCAACGCCTGACGGTTCAGTTGAGCGATTCGAATTTCATCATCGCCAAGCTGCGCGGCGCGCAGCCCGACCGCGATGCCGCGGTGCTGAACACGCTCGCGCGCGAAGTGGTCGCGACCGGTACTGAGCTCAAGCGGCACAACAATACCGAAGTCGCGCAGAATCTTCAGCAGGAATTCAATGAAGTATCGGGCTCGCTCAAATCGTCCGAAGACGCGCTCGCGCGATTCCGCACGAGCGCGATCACGCAGCCGAGCGAGCAGTCGATCACGGACGCGATGCGCGATCCGACCGCGGCGCAATACTTCGCGTCGAGCGCCGCGCGCGACAGCCTGAAGAACGATCGCGAGGCCCTCGAGCGCGTGATCAGCGACGCGAAGCGCGGCCCGATCAACGTCGGCGCGCTACTCTCGATTCCATCCGCGCGGTCCGCGCCGGAGTTGAGCGCCGCGGTCTCCGAGCTCAACAAAGCCGACTCGAGCTATCAAGCGCTTCGCCGCCAGTTCACCGACGATTATCGGCCGGTGAAGGATCTTCAGGCGCAGATGACACGCCTGCGCTCGCAGACGATTCCGCAAATCGCATCCGGCATTCTCTCGCGGCTGCAAACTTCCCAGGGGCAGTTTGCCACGCGTGCCTTCGATGCGCAGCGCAAACTACAGGCGATCCCCGAGCGCGCGCTCGAAGAAGCGCGACTCCGCCGCGACGTGCAAACGAAAGAAAATCTCTACACGACGCTCAAGGGCAAGCTCGACAATTCGCACATGGCCGAGCAGAGCACCGTGGCTGAAGCGCGCGTGCTCGATGTCGCCGACGCGGCAACGCTGCCGGTTGCGAACACGCGGCCCTACATCCTCGCGGTGAGCGTACTGTTCGCGCTCGTCCTCGGCATCGGCGCCGCGCTCGTGCTCGATCGGTTCGATCCAAAGCTCCGCTATCCGGAACAGGTCGGCGAGCTTGGGCTCAGCCTCCTGGCAGCCGTACCGCACATGAACGCCTCGACCGAGATCGATCATTCAGCAGAAGAGGCGGCGCAGGCGGTCGAAGCATTCCGCGCGCTTCGCTTGAACCTTCGTCATCAACAGCCGGGCGCGGGCGCGGTGCAACTGACCGTGACGAGCCCCGGAGCATCGGAAGGGAAGTCGCTGCTCGCCGCGAACCTCGCGCTGTCGTTCGCCGAGGCGGGGTATCGTACGCTGCTGATCGACGGCGACATTCGCCGCGGTCGCCAGCACGAGACGTTCGGCGCGGCGAATGAACCCGGCCTCACCGATTTCCTGGCGGGACACGCTCGCGCCGACGAGATCGCGCGGCGCTCGACGCACGCCAACCTCCTCGTCATTCCGTCCGGATCTCGCGTCAACAGCGGGCCCGAGCTACTGATGTCGAATGAACTGCCGCGACTGCTCGCGGCGGTGAGGCCCCTCTTCAACGCGATCATCGTCGACAGCGCGCCACTCGGCGCCGGTGCCGACGCACTCGCGCTCGGCGCGGCAACCGGGAACGTGATGCTGGTGCTGCGCGCTGGAGCCACCGAGCGTCGCATGGCCGAGTCTCGCTTGTCGCTCTTGCGTCGTGCGCCAGTACGAATTCTGGGCGCCGTGCTGAACGACATCGGTGCGACGGCCGTGTATGACGAGTACAGCTACATCGAAGGGTACTACGTGCCGATGGCTACGGAGCCGTCGACGGAAACGATGCCGATAGCCGTACAAGTGCAGACTCAGGGCGATTGA
- a CDS encoding sugar transferase produces the protein MGSAAQSFRYARLRRSRSAVQPDAETSQGSTSANDNSTQQQLESVTGGPSPAAAVQPLVVAGLAPNDLTTLTTVAGAPAGKLQLKERVPEAAAAAVDPPVFLDRRSRPRNGKSVRALNVTIAAVSLIVLSPVMLLLAIAVRLTSKGPIIYKQVRVGRDRRRYDNLSPADRRAIDARHPRAGRAVRANARQAQSDRRMYNKAVAVERRRGTDRRATQAEARADARRRRIANAVHDRRVWNACGQSFTMYKFRTMRVDAEAGTGAVWAQKKDPRVTPIGGFLRKCRLDELPQLLNVLKGDMNIVGPRPERPTIVPNLVEKIGYYPIRQRTRPGITGLAQIRHSYDASIDDVKAKVWYDLEYLRRRSVLQDLRIMVQTPLVMFFKRSGQ, from the coding sequence ATGGGTTCAGCAGCACAATCCTTCCGCTACGCGAGGCTTCGCCGCTCGCGGTCGGCGGTGCAGCCTGATGCGGAAACCTCACAAGGCAGCACCTCAGCGAATGACAATTCGACTCAGCAGCAACTCGAGTCGGTAACCGGCGGTCCGTCGCCGGCCGCGGCCGTGCAACCGCTCGTCGTCGCCGGACTCGCGCCGAACGATCTCACGACACTGACGACGGTCGCCGGTGCGCCCGCGGGGAAGCTGCAGTTGAAGGAGCGCGTTCCCGAAGCGGCCGCCGCCGCGGTCGATCCACCGGTGTTTCTCGACCGTCGATCCCGGCCGCGCAACGGCAAGTCCGTGCGTGCGCTGAACGTGACGATCGCCGCGGTGTCGTTGATAGTGTTGTCGCCGGTGATGCTGTTGCTCGCGATCGCGGTGCGTCTGACGTCGAAGGGACCGATCATTTACAAGCAGGTGCGCGTCGGCCGCGACCGGCGACGCTATGACAATCTGTCGCCGGCGGACCGCCGCGCGATCGATGCACGGCATCCGCGCGCGGGCCGAGCGGTGCGCGCGAATGCGCGGCAGGCGCAGAGCGATCGCCGAATGTACAACAAGGCAGTCGCCGTCGAACGCCGGCGCGGAACCGACCGTCGCGCGACGCAGGCGGAAGCGCGCGCCGACGCGCGGCGCCGGCGCATAGCGAATGCGGTGCACGATCGTCGCGTGTGGAACGCGTGCGGGCAGTCCTTCACGATGTACAAGTTCCGCACGATGCGCGTCGACGCCGAAGCGGGCACGGGCGCGGTCTGGGCGCAGAAGAAGGATCCACGCGTGACGCCCATCGGCGGCTTCTTGCGCAAGTGTCGGCTCGACGAGCTGCCGCAGCTCCTCAACGTGCTCAAGGGCGACATGAACATCGTCGGGCCGCGGCCCGAGCGACCGACCATCGTTCCGAACCTGGTCGAGAAGATCGGCTACTATCCGATTCGCCAGCGCACGCGCCCGGGCATCACCGGCTTGGCGCAGATTCGCCATTCGTACGATGCATCGATCGACGACGTGAAGGCGAAAGTGTGGTACGATCTCGAGTACCTGCGCCGGCGCAGCGTTCTTCAGGATCTGCGCATCATGGTGCAGACGCCGCTCGTGATGTTCTTCAAACGGTCGGGGCAATGA